In Thermodesulfobacteriota bacterium, a single window of DNA contains:
- a CDS encoding methylenetetrahydrofolate reductase has protein sequence MNQIKLSHLQKVLSKGEFAVTAECGPPRGADLEVVRRKAELLKGCVDAVNVTDNQTAIVRMSSIAACVHLLNMGIEPVMQMVTRDRNRIALQSDIMGAFSLGIKNILCLSGDHQTFGSQPDALNVFDIDSMNLVRAVRDMREDGKDMSGFDLNIPPRMFIGAAANPFADPFEYRVIRLAKKIDAGVDFIQTQCVYNVDRFKEWIRLAREEGLTEKVHILAGVTPLKSESMARFMANKVAGMDVPESVIKRMASVSKENAGQEGIKICLETISQLREIKGVHGIHLMAIEWEEKVGEIVEAAGLMPRPEAEE, from the coding sequence ATGAATCAAATTAAATTGAGTCATCTGCAGAAAGTTTTGTCAAAGGGGGAATTTGCGGTGACCGCTGAGTGCGGGCCGCCTCGCGGAGCTGATTTGGAAGTGGTCCGGCGAAAAGCAGAGCTGCTAAAGGGCTGTGTCGATGCGGTTAATGTGACCGACAATCAAACAGCGATTGTCAGAATGTCAAGTATTGCGGCGTGCGTTCACCTTTTAAATATGGGCATTGAACCCGTCATGCAAATGGTCACCCGTGATCGGAACAGGATTGCTTTGCAATCGGATATTATGGGAGCCTTTTCTTTGGGAATAAAAAATATTCTCTGTCTTTCAGGGGATCACCAGACTTTTGGCAGTCAGCCCGATGCGTTGAATGTTTTTGATATCGATTCGATGAACCTTGTCCGTGCTGTCAGAGACATGCGCGAAGATGGAAAAGATATGAGCGGGTTTGATCTAAACATACCACCCCGCATGTTTATCGGGGCCGCGGCAAATCCGTTTGCCGACCCTTTTGAATATCGAGTAATCAGGCTGGCCAAAAAAATAGACGCGGGTGTTGATTTTATCCAGACCCAGTGTGTTTATAATGTGGATCGATTTAAAGAATGGATACGGCTGGCGAGGGAGGAGGGGTTGACCGAGAAAGTTCACATCCTGGCCGGTGTCACACCGCTTAAATCTGAATCCATGGCCAGGTTTATGGCCAACAAGGTCGCCGGCATGGATGTGCCGGAATCGGTTATCAAACGGATGGCATCCGTGTCAAAAGAAAACGCCGGCCAAGAAGGGATCAAAATATGCCTGGAGACGATTTCCCAGCTGCGTGAAATAAAAGGTGTGCATGGGATTCATCTTATGGCAATCGAATGGGAAGAGAAAGTCGGTGAGATTGTAGAGGCCGCAGGCCTCATGCCGCGCCCTGAAGCTGAAGAATAA
- a CDS encoding helix-turn-helix domain-containing protein: MVSKTLNISSGVIQLDRLLGGLYIGDNVIWYDDAGSLATVFCLNFMQASQLLKKPLIYVSFDRSPKNLMEKLGVLADNRLLTILDCFTYGKGSGSEIFLKFYEKRKSPYPCSVVPVEEPRNVHHVMDAFYGAHENMKGDVRFIFESLTGMQELWGGEDHIINFYSHSCPRLYELNTIAYWIIEKQAHSQRLRAHINQIAQVAIDLSVKRGKNALKILKAEKRNLDTHNKAYYYWSKDLNIAFDFETHVKSRVDLGSRLKEIRTRQGLSQTELAKLVGVTPSNISQVESNLIYPSLPALFKMAEVLSVELNSFFSKSTGLKKPVVFPAADAADVKFPDLQKSNIAGKLFTPGNFEHKAEPYILEIPPDQTLLSHFFTHRGEEVGYLLSGVLELKLGKTVHTLNTGDLVYLTSETPSQWKNPGTDPARLLWIKVK, translated from the coding sequence ATGGTTTCAAAAACACTTAATATTAGCTCCGGTGTCATCCAGCTTGACCGCCTTCTCGGAGGTCTTTATATCGGAGATAACGTGATCTGGTATGACGATGCCGGAAGTCTCGCTACTGTTTTTTGTCTGAACTTCATGCAGGCCTCACAACTTCTGAAAAAACCACTTATTTATGTAAGTTTCGATCGTTCACCAAAAAACCTTATGGAAAAACTGGGAGTACTGGCTGATAATCGTCTGCTAACCATTCTGGACTGTTTTACTTATGGTAAAGGTTCCGGTTCTGAAATTTTTCTAAAATTTTATGAAAAGAGGAAATCTCCATATCCTTGCAGTGTTGTACCGGTTGAAGAACCTCGCAATGTTCATCATGTAATGGATGCCTTTTACGGCGCCCATGAAAACATGAAAGGTGATGTCCGCTTTATTTTCGAAAGCCTCACTGGAATGCAGGAGTTATGGGGCGGTGAAGACCACATCATCAATTTTTATTCCCACTCATGCCCCAGGCTGTACGAGTTAAACACTATTGCTTACTGGATTATTGAAAAACAGGCACACTCACAACGTCTCAGAGCGCATATTAATCAGATTGCCCAGGTTGCTATCGATCTCTCTGTCAAGAGGGGTAAAAACGCCTTAAAAATCCTTAAAGCGGAAAAACGGAATCTTGATACACATAATAAGGCATATTACTACTGGAGCAAAGATTTAAATATTGCCTTTGATTTTGAAACGCACGTTAAAAGCCGTGTAGATCTGGGAAGCCGTTTGAAAGAAATTCGCACCAGACAGGGTTTGTCCCAGACAGAACTGGCAAAACTGGTGGGTGTAACCCCCAGTAATATCTCCCAGGTTGAAAGTAACCTGATCTACCCATCTTTACCCGCACTTTTTAAAATGGCTGAGGTGCTTTCGGTTGAATTGAACTCCTTTTTTTCAAAATCAACAGGCTTGAAAAAGCCTGTGGTTTTTCCTGCCGCTGATGCGGCTGATGTAAAATTTCCTGACCTGCAGAAAAGCAATATTGCCGGAAAACTATTTACCCCCGGAAACTTTGAGCACAAAGCCGAACCTTATATTTTAGAAATCCCACCTGACCAGACACTTCTTTCTCATTTTTTTACACACAGAGGGGAAGAAGTCGGATATCTGTTGTCAGGAGTATTAGAACTCAAACTTGGAAAAACAGTTCATACCTTAAATACCGGGGATTTGGTGTATCTGACCAGCGAGACGCCTTCCCAGTGGAAAAACCCCGGAACGGACCCTGCCCGGTTGCTTTGGATCAAAGTCAAATAA
- a CDS encoding methylenetetrahydrofolate reductase C-terminal domain-containing protein: protein MIVGEQKPIAEIKESIAPYEKILILGCGTCVKTCFAGGEDEVAVLASALRLAFKKDGREIKIEEMTIERQCEDEFIQEAAEAVARNDAVLSLACGAGVQDIARRFVKTIVLPGVNTTFIGILEKQGTFTEECLGCGDCKLAIFGGICPVTRCSKKLLNGPCGGSKDGKCEVNPDIDCAWQQIIDRLRALGQLDNLRKYVPPKNWRTSHAGGPRKLVREDHVI from the coding sequence ATGATAGTAGGCGAACAAAAGCCGATTGCAGAAATAAAAGAATCCATCGCACCCTATGAGAAAATACTTATCCTGGGATGCGGTACCTGCGTGAAAACCTGTTTTGCAGGCGGAGAAGACGAAGTGGCTGTCCTTGCTTCGGCTTTGAGGCTGGCATTTAAAAAAGACGGCAGAGAAATAAAAATTGAAGAAATGACCATAGAGCGCCAGTGTGAAGATGAGTTCATACAGGAAGCCGCAGAGGCTGTGGCCCGAAACGATGCCGTGTTGTCGCTGGCCTGCGGTGCGGGCGTACAGGATATCGCAAGGCGTTTTGTCAAAACGATTGTTTTACCGGGCGTGAACACCACTTTTATTGGAATTCTGGAAAAACAGGGTACCTTTACCGAGGAATGCCTTGGATGTGGCGATTGCAAGCTGGCCATATTCGGCGGGATTTGTCCGGTGACACGCTGTTCCAAAAAACTGTTAAACGGTCCCTGCGGAGGGTCCAAAGATGGCAAATGCGAGGTAAATCCTGATATTGATTGCGCCTGGCAACAGATAATCGATCGATTAAGAGCTCTCGGGCAGCTTGACAACTTAAGGAAATATGTTCCTCCCAAGAATTGGAGAACCAGCCATGCGGGCGGGCCCAGAAAATTAGTCAGAGAGGATCATGTAATATGA
- a CDS encoding hydrogenase iron-sulfur subunit: protein MEFKPKITIFHCINSFSESVLSHFDEIDHVDIKYVKMPCSGMTKDVYLLRAFEAGADAVIVMVCPEGKCRFVEGNIRAKKRIKRTKSLLDEIGLNGERLSMFNLNPKDKGAAAKIIKDTLRKLKGLGPNPAA from the coding sequence ATGGAATTTAAACCAAAGATTACCATTTTTCATTGTATCAACAGCTTCAGCGAATCAGTGCTGTCTCATTTTGATGAGATAGATCATGTTGATATTAAATACGTTAAGATGCCTTGCTCCGGCATGACCAAAGATGTTTATCTACTGCGGGCATTTGAAGCCGGAGCGGATGCCGTCATTGTGATGGTTTGCCCTGAAGGAAAGTGCCGGTTTGTTGAAGGAAACATCCGGGCAAAAAAAAGAATTAAGCGGACCAAGAGCCTGTTGGATGAAATTGGGCTAAATGGTGAAAGGCTTTCAATGTTTAACCTGAATCCGAAAGATAAAGGCGCAGCAGCTAAAATCATTAAAGACACATTGAGGAAACTGAAAGGTTTAGGCCCGAATCCGGCGGCATGA